One genomic segment of Helicobacter enhydrae includes these proteins:
- a CDS encoding type II toxin-antitoxin system YafQ family toxin: MMMKIDFSKSFKKSYKKLSKKDKELFSKVSLKLANDEILEPKYRDHALKGDYVGFRECHLKPDLLLIYKKQDDKLILYCLDIGSHSELF, translated from the coding sequence ATAATGATGAAGATTGATTTTTCTAAGTCTTTTAAAAAGTCGTATAAAAAACTAAGCAAAAAGGATAAAGAATTGTTTTCTAAAGTTTCACTAAAACTAGCAAATGATGAAATCCTAGAACCAAAATACAGAGATCATGCATTAAAAGGCGATTATGTAGGATTTAGAGAATGCCATCTAAAGCCTGATTTGCTTTTAATCTACAAAAAACAAGATGACAAATTGATTCTTTATTGTTTGGATATAGGCTCTCATAGTGAGCTGTTTTGA
- a CDS encoding acetyl-CoA carboxylase subunit A, producing MFKRILIANRGEIAVRIIRACKDLGIESVAIYSQADRESLHAKMADFAYELSQDPIKGYLDADLIIKIAKESHSQAIHPGYGFLSENALFAQKVAESGLVWIGPRAEVIAKMGDKNVARDLMRSNGIPIVPGTLPLNQKTPDELKQIAQDIGYPIILKASAGGGGKGIRVVEEEGKLLESFEACKKEAGLFFGNDDVFMEKCIINPRHIEFQILADSYGNIIHLGERDCSIQRRHQKLIEIAPSPHIDEGLRKKMGVVAIAAAKAANYTNIGTIEFLLDDENQFYFMEMNTRIQVEHGITEEITGIDLVVRQIRIAAGEILELEQQDIHFQGFAIQARINAEDVHNNFAPNPGKITTYYPALGPSVRIDSCIYKDYEIPPFYDSMVAKVIVRATSYDLAVKKLARALSEFTIYGIKTTIPFLKNICKDKKFRQGNFNTSYLSKHLHHLLETDHDDDADTEELSAICAALAYRNKGK from the coding sequence ATGTTTAAACGAATTTTAATTGCCAATCGTGGAGAAATAGCTGTGCGTATCATCCGTGCGTGCAAAGATTTGGGGATCGAGAGCGTTGCGATCTACTCTCAAGCCGATAGAGAATCCCTCCACGCAAAAATGGCAGATTTTGCTTATGAGCTAAGCCAAGATCCAATCAAAGGATACCTAGATGCCGATCTCATCATCAAAATCGCCAAAGAAAGCCACTCTCAAGCCATCCACCCGGGCTATGGGTTTTTGTCCGAAAACGCACTTTTCGCACAAAAAGTAGCCGAAAGCGGTTTGGTGTGGATAGGACCTAGAGCTGAAGTCATTGCAAAAATGGGGGACAAAAATGTCGCAAGAGATTTGATGAGAAGCAACGGCATACCAATCGTTCCGGGCACTTTGCCCCTCAACCAAAAAACCCCCGATGAACTCAAGCAAATCGCTCAAGACATCGGCTACCCCATCATCCTCAAAGCAAGTGCAGGTGGTGGAGGCAAAGGCATACGAGTCGTAGAGGAGGAGGGCAAACTGCTTGAAAGCTTTGAAGCTTGCAAAAAAGAGGCGGGATTGTTTTTTGGCAATGATGATGTGTTTATGGAGAAATGTATCATCAACCCACGCCACATAGAGTTCCAAATCCTTGCTGATTCTTATGGCAACATCATTCATCTAGGAGAACGCGATTGCTCCATCCAACGCCGTCATCAAAAACTCATCGAGATCGCCCCAAGCCCACACATCGATGAGGGCTTACGCAAAAAAATGGGAGTTGTTGCAATCGCTGCAGCCAAAGCAGCCAATTACACAAACATTGGCACCATCGAGTTCCTCCTTGATGATGAAAACCAGTTTTATTTTATGGAAATGAACACAAGAATCCAAGTAGAACACGGCATCACAGAAGAAATCACAGGCATTGATCTTGTGGTGCGACAGATCCGTATCGCAGCAGGAGAGATCCTTGAGCTTGAGCAACAAGACATCCATTTCCAAGGCTTCGCCATTCAAGCACGCATTAACGCCGAAGATGTGCATAACAACTTCGCCCCCAACCCCGGCAAAATCACGACCTACTACCCCGCACTCGGACCCTCTGTAAGGATTGATAGTTGCATTTACAAAGACTATGAAATCCCGCCATTTTACGACTCGATGGTGGCAAAAGTCATCGTGAGGGCGACAAGCTATGATTTGGCAGTCAAAAAACTAGCGCGTGCCTTGAGCGAATTCACAATCTATGGAATCAAAACCACCATTCCTTTCCTCAAAAACATCTGCAAAGACAAAAAATTCCGCCAAGGCAACTTCAACACCTCGTATTTGAGCAAGCACCTCCACCACCTCCTAGAGACAGACCACGATGACGACGCAGACACAGAGGAGCTGAGTGCGATTTGTGCGGCTTTAGCCTACAGAAACAAGGGGAAATGA
- a CDS encoding NAD(P)H-hydrate epimerase, which translates to MQNIYEETNLLDKRAIDKFLLTEEILVENASNAIAQLIAKLTHPKSLIYIVCGGGNNGADGLALARKLNQDYHIKVLMPHPPKTALCEKELYRCKSAGVDFVSKLFPSDVLVDCLFGSGFRGELDTATKELIAQMNKFPRIKIACDIPSGLSTLPQDIAFQADYTICMGGLKRILFTEWAKDYTGEMILAPLGIAHKNYQINSNIKLLDASDLRLPTRHKEDTHKGEYGHLAVLTKQTPRSKIGASVLCALSAIAFGVGRVSLVGSQESIPFEIIKTDTIPPDAQVVAFGMGAGEIEESDFAKLSPYDCLLDADVFYHPSLIPFLQRERQTILTPHIKEFASLLRLCGICDLPLEDIKAKRDEFLSVFCTRFPNVIIVLKGANTLIAQNQKVWVCNLGRNNLAKGGSGDVLAGMIASLMAQGRDGLRASVDAVLAHALASCKIKSTYGLNPMDLIETIKTL; encoded by the coding sequence ATGCAAAACATTTATGAAGAAACCAACCTTTTGGACAAAAGAGCGATCGACAAATTCCTACTCACAGAAGAGATTCTCGTCGAAAACGCCTCAAATGCTATCGCACAACTGATCGCCAAACTCACCCACCCCAAAAGCTTGATCTATATCGTCTGCGGTGGTGGCAACAACGGAGCAGACGGCTTGGCTCTTGCTAGAAAACTCAACCAAGACTACCATATCAAAGTCTTGATGCCCCACCCTCCCAAAACCGCTCTATGCGAAAAAGAACTCTATCGGTGCAAAAGTGCGGGGGTGGATTTTGTGAGCAAACTTTTCCCAAGCGATGTGTTGGTGGATTGTTTGTTTGGGAGTGGATTCAGAGGGGAGCTTGACACCGCGACCAAAGAGCTCATCGCACAGATGAACAAATTCCCGCGTATCAAAATCGCCTGTGACATTCCTAGCGGTTTGAGCACCCTCCCCCAAGATATAGCTTTTCAAGCAGATTACACTATCTGTATGGGTGGGCTGAAACGCATTCTTTTCACAGAATGGGCAAAAGACTATACAGGAGAGATGATCCTAGCACCTTTGGGCATTGCACACAAAAACTATCAAATCAACTCCAACATCAAGCTCCTTGACGCCTCCGATCTCAGATTACCCACACGGCACAAAGAGGACACCCACAAAGGCGAGTATGGACATCTAGCAGTCCTCACCAAACAAACCCCGCGAAGCAAAATCGGTGCGAGCGTGCTTTGTGCACTCAGTGCGATTGCCTTTGGAGTTGGGCGTGTGAGCTTAGTCGGAAGCCAAGAATCCATCCCTTTTGAGATCATCAAAACCGATACGATCCCCCCAGACGCTCAAGTCGTCGCTTTTGGTATGGGGGCAGGAGAGATCGAAGAATCAGACTTTGCCAAACTCTCTCCCTATGATTGCCTTTTGGATGCGGATGTGTTCTACCACCCTAGCCTCATTCCTTTTCTCCAGCGTGAGCGTCAAACCATCCTCACACCCCACATCAAAGAGTTTGCCTCATTGTTGCGTCTGTGTGGCATTTGCGATCTTCCTCTTGAAGACATCAAAGCCAAACGAGATGAGTTCCTCTCTGTGTTTTGCACAAGATTCCCAAATGTCATCATCGTTCTCAAAGGTGCAAACACCCTAATCGCCCAAAACCAAAAGGTATGGGTGTGCAATCTTGGCAGAAACAATCTTGCCAAAGGTGGCAGTGGCGATGTGTTGGCAGGGATGATCGCCTCTTTGATGGCACAAGGACGCGATGGTTTGCGTGCAAGTGTTGATGCTGTATTGGCACACGCTTTGGCTTCTTGCAAAATCAAAAGCACCTATGGGCTCAACCCGATGGATTTGATCGAAACCATCAAAACCCTATGA
- the cmoA gene encoding carboxy-S-adenosyl-L-methionine synthase CmoA: MQKDEIFRDKPLKQFEFDSQVASVFDDMIARSIPFYHQQIAILSDFATLHLPRHGRLYDLGSSTGNTLFDIHQKTKNQDCTLIGIDSSSSMCANATLKAQAYGYEIEFVQADLLDYPLLPSDVILANYTLQFIRPPIRNKAIEKIFASLKPGGIFLMSEKIICEDKTLDLQMIDYYLAYKKAQGYSSSEIAQKREALENVLIPYTQQENETMLRNAGFQHIEILFRWINFVIFIAKK; this comes from the coding sequence ATGCAAAAAGATGAAATTTTTAGAGACAAACCTCTCAAGCAGTTTGAGTTTGATTCTCAAGTAGCAAGTGTCTTTGATGATATGATCGCTAGATCTATCCCTTTTTATCATCAACAGATTGCGATCCTATCAGACTTTGCCACATTGCATTTGCCCCGACACGGCAGACTCTATGATCTTGGAAGCTCTACAGGCAACACACTCTTTGACATCCACCAAAAAACCAAAAACCAAGATTGCACACTCATAGGGATTGATAGCTCCTCATCAATGTGTGCCAACGCCACGCTCAAAGCACAAGCCTATGGCTATGAGATCGAGTTTGTCCAAGCAGATTTGTTGGATTATCCTTTGTTGCCCTCAGATGTTATTTTGGCAAACTACACTCTGCAGTTCATCCGCCCCCCCATCAGAAACAAAGCGATTGAGAAAATCTTTGCCTCACTCAAACCCGGGGGCATTTTTTTGATGAGCGAAAAAATCATCTGCGAGGATAAAACCCTTGATTTGCAAATGATTGACTACTACCTCGCTTACAAAAAAGCTCAAGGTTACTCTTCTAGCGAAATCGCCCAAAAACGCGAAGCACTAGAAAATGTCCTGATCCCCTACACACAACAAGAAAACGAGACAATGCTCAGAAACGCAGGTTTCCAACACATAGAGATTCTATTCCGTTGGATCAATTTCGTGATTTTTATCGCCAAAAAATAA
- the dapE gene encoding succinyl-diaminopimelate desuccinylase translates to MPQAILEKLITYPTITPNECGIYSYIQSLLPDSFQAIPIHRNAVSNLFLFKDYNPSSTQPKLHLCFGGHIDVVPAGEGWSSPPFEPHIKDGYLYGRGTQDMKGGIACFLSAIQEFQARSNLIISILLTSDEEGDGVDGTKVVLEYLERHHLLPDLAIIAEPTSTDKLGDMIKIGRRGSIHSKITLQGVQGHSAYPQKCQNPIEMLGARLGKIAGHDLDNGDEHFEPSKIVITDLRAGMQMSNVTPDTLSMMLNVRNSTLTNANDVDNYLRETLQGLPFTLETKTSSLPFLTPHDCFLVQTLSASIERTMGFTPTLGTTGGTSDARYFAPYGIEVVELGVINDRIHAKDERVSLQELQDLKAIFKDFLYTLSKENQ, encoded by the coding sequence ATGCCTCAAGCGATTTTAGAAAAACTCATCACCTACCCCACAATCACCCCCAATGAATGCGGGATCTACTCATACATCCAAAGCCTTTTGCCTGATTCTTTTCAAGCCATACCCATCCACCGCAACGCCGTTAGCAACCTGTTTTTGTTCAAAGATTACAATCCCTCAAGCACACAACCCAAACTGCACTTGTGTTTTGGGGGACATATCGATGTCGTCCCTGCAGGAGAGGGCTGGTCTAGCCCACCCTTTGAGCCACACATCAAAGACGGCTATCTCTATGGGCGTGGCACACAAGATATGAAAGGAGGGATCGCTTGTTTTCTCTCTGCGATTCAAGAGTTTCAAGCACGATCCAACCTCATAATCTCAATCTTGCTCACAAGCGATGAGGAGGGGGATGGGGTCGATGGCACCAAAGTCGTTTTGGAATACCTTGAGCGTCACCACCTCCTCCCAGATCTTGCTATCATCGCAGAACCCACAAGCACCGACAAACTAGGAGATATGATCAAAATCGGTCGCAGAGGCTCCATCCACTCCAAAATCACATTACAAGGCGTGCAAGGGCATAGTGCCTATCCCCAAAAATGCCAAAACCCCATAGAAATGCTTGGAGCTAGACTTGGCAAAATCGCCGGGCACGATCTAGACAATGGAGACGAGCATTTTGAGCCGAGCAAAATCGTCATCACAGATTTGCGTGCAGGAATGCAGATGAGCAATGTCACCCCTGACACCTTGAGTATGATGCTCAATGTCAGAAACTCCACCCTCACCAATGCCAACGATGTGGATAACTACCTCAGAGAGACTTTGCAAGGCTTGCCCTTCACCCTAGAAACCAAAACAAGCTCCCTCCCATTTCTCACCCCCCACGACTGCTTTTTGGTCCAAACCCTAAGCGCTAGCATAGAACGCACGATGGGCTTCACGCCTACTCTTGGGACGACAGGCGGGACAAGCGATGCACGCTACTTCGCTCCCTATGGGATTGAAGTCGTGGAGCTAGGCGTCATCAACGATCGTATCCACGCCAAAGACGAGAGAGTGAGCCTACAAGAGCTCCAAGATCTCAAAGCGATTTTCAAAGATTTTTTATACACATTAAGCAAGGAGAACCAATGA
- the yedF gene encoding sulfurtransferase-like selenium metabolism protein YedF, giving the protein MKQVQIDITQALCTDAVSKIQNVLAKLRQNNIAVSQIVIIADTQKRRDETIDFLFAEGYLFQTEIKEGEFWIHILGRDRQAPTAPTPSSPQATTAPTDQSPQSTPVSTPPPPTPPKEPDIPPNSEFENKIFIFTSDRIGEGDLGEKLLEGLLHNLYTTAKIPRELIFINRGVLACIDVEKNLHITRTLKKLEQRGVAVSTCGTCLEYYNVRDLLCVGSVSNSAEITRKMLRFEVVTF; this is encoded by the coding sequence ATGAAACAAGTCCAAATCGATATCACTCAAGCCCTATGCACCGATGCCGTGTCCAAGATCCAAAATGTCCTCGCCAAACTGCGTCAAAACAATATCGCCGTGAGCCAAATCGTAATCATCGCAGACACCCAAAAAAGACGCGATGAAACGATTGATTTTTTGTTTGCTGAGGGCTATCTTTTTCAGACAGAAATCAAAGAGGGAGAGTTTTGGATACACATACTTGGTAGAGACAGACAGGCTCCCACCGCTCCCACGCCATCATCTCCACAAGCCACCACCGCTCCCACCGATCAATCTCCCCAAAGCACCCCAGTATCCACCCCACCCCCTCCCACGCCGCCAAAAGAGCCAGACATCCCCCCAAACAGCGAGTTTGAAAACAAGATTTTCATATTCACTAGCGATCGTATCGGCGAGGGAGATCTAGGGGAGAAGCTTCTAGAGGGGCTTTTGCACAATCTCTACACAACTGCCAAAATCCCGCGAGAGTTGATTTTCATCAATCGTGGGGTGCTAGCCTGTATCGATGTCGAGAAAAACCTACACATCACACGCACACTCAAAAAACTAGAGCAAAGAGGCGTTGCAGTCAGCACCTGTGGCACCTGCCTAGAATACTACAATGTCAGAGATTTGCTATGTGTGGGCAGTGTCAGCAACTCCGCAGAGATCACACGCAAAATGCTTAGGTTTGAAGTGGTCACATTCTAG